The DNA region tCTTAGGTGGGtacaacacaaaaacaaaaaaaaggagtTCTTGACGGTTTTAAATAAGATTCTTCACCTGAAaatcaagttgaaaaattgttttattttaaatgtttttgcaaaattaaaatttgatcgaAAAGTGTCAGAAATGTCGAATGATTTTTGACCAACATACCAACATCCAAAAATATAGCCCATACAGAGAAAAATGCCTTAAGTCAACCCTTGATTTCTTACCAGAGTgcgcgcaatttttttttttaattggctatatttaattattttgggcaaatccgttttcctttttttgaagatgcaaATTTGATCAGAAAATATCGTTTTCTTGAtaccgtttttttaaatatgtttattgCAATATTGTATGTACAATTGCGAAAAATGGCcgaaaaattatgcaaaatgttttttttttttggcaaagaaACATTGCAACATTTTCAGTAAttacttaaaattaaacaaaaatgaagATATTTGTCATTCTTAAAAGAACCGctcttcttaaatttaaatgaagtttaaaaaaaacatgagcaCGAGGTTTTGATTgtttaataaaattgttttttttttttattaaaacaacCGGGATTTAGAAATGAGGGTTGTGATTTGGATAGGTTTGCGGAGCAGAAAAACTCGATGTTTCCCGTTTGGTGTTCAGCGGTAAAAGAGGCCGAATGGAGCGCAAGCTCGTTTATTTAAGGTCAGATAGAAAACGCGTGTTACAAGTATTTGTGCTGTCATTTGACGGCATTCAAAACGAGGGGCACTCAACAGTCCTCCCCCCCTTTGCTTAAAACTAAAGTTAATCGAACTCATAGATAAATGATAACAAATAAATGGATATAAAGAAAACTGTATCAAGTACAAATCTAATTCAACTGTTTGTATTAATTTGAAAGAACAAAGTGTTCTGTTAATGTATAATTaatcataaatgaattcactgtTCGAAACAGGCTTCCTGTTTCTCTTCGAGCGCCGAAGGCAGACCGCCGGCAATTCCGCCGCGGATGCGTCTCGCTTCCGGCTTCTGGATCGTGCCGTTGCAGCTTCCGGGAAACCCCGGAACAAGCCGCTTCCGCCGTATCCGGCCCCCAACATATCTTCGTCTAAATTCAGCATCTCAACGTCCAAATCCACCACTGCCGCGTCCGGCGTAGACTTCTCGAACGGCGTCATCAGGTTCGGCCGTTCGCCTTGTTGCTGGTAATGTGGTTTAAGCTGATCGCGATGCGCTAGCCACACCGCGCTTCCAGCCGACACCTGAAACGTATTCAAAgagaatttttttagaaaagttaccaaaatccatttctttgaaatgcttttgttgttatttttataccacaCGGTATCACCTGCCGTCAGGTTATCTAACTCATCAGATGACTTTTTGTTAGATACTATAGGTACTTGTACCTTATCATCAGAGGCATGCTGAACAGATAAATGTTTTTTATAATTACTTTTAGGATTTAATAAATCTAGCATAGTCTTTGGTTTGTATGAGAACACTTTCTCCGAGGGTAATTGCCCTGTACTCGTCGGTATGTTATTTCTAAAGTTCATCAAAAATAAGTTAATCTGGTCTTCCAAATCAATATTATCCAAATCCGGATCaatcaaaaactttttcaaaacgtcc from Culex quinquefasciatus strain JHB chromosome 3, VPISU_Cqui_1.0_pri_paternal, whole genome shotgun sequence includes:
- the LOC119770252 gene encoding uncharacterized protein LOC119770252, whose protein sequence is MRRLRMLKATPSGTKVSAGSAVWLAHRDQLKPHYQQQGERPNLMTPFEKSTPDAAVVDLDVEMLNLDEDMLGAGYGGSGLFRGFPEAATARSRSRKRDASAAELPAVCLRRSKRNRKPVSNSEFIYD